The following coding sequences lie in one Porphyromonas asaccharolytica DSM 20707 genomic window:
- a CDS encoding patatin-like phospholipase family protein translates to MALNPSDLKAQGERLIERGSALISTSLDKLVERVRTWTYGSRPTFGLALCGGSARGLAYIGVFRFLEEHNVRPDIIAGTSVGSLMGALYADGYSSEEIYDLSSHFGFMNMTSLTTPRLSLLKTNKYRQFLKETLRHERIEDLPIPMHIIATNLNRAEARDFTEGDLASAVVASCSIPILFEPVVIDGEQYVDGGVFMNLPARPIRESCDFLLGINLSPEVDNTPTKNILRLSDRLIRIMMRANVTIDLELCDVVLQSPLLSHFGAYDVSPVDIISDIGYQLISKAYEEEEQFREIIDLLSQKGKA, encoded by the coding sequence ATGGCACTCAATCCTTCTGACCTAAAAGCTCAGGGAGAGCGGCTCATCGAGCGCGGCTCTGCCCTCATATCCACTTCGCTCGATAAGCTGGTAGAGCGTGTCCGCACATGGACTTACGGCAGTAGACCCACCTTCGGTCTAGCTCTCTGTGGGGGTAGTGCTCGTGGGCTGGCCTATATAGGTGTCTTTCGCTTTCTAGAGGAGCATAACGTGCGGCCTGACATTATCGCTGGGACTAGTGTAGGTTCGCTCATGGGTGCTCTCTATGCAGACGGCTACAGCAGTGAGGAGATCTATGACCTGTCGTCACATTTTGGCTTCATGAATATGACCTCGCTGACCACTCCTAGGCTCTCTCTACTCAAAACCAATAAGTACCGACAATTCCTCAAAGAGACCCTACGCCATGAGCGTATTGAGGATCTACCGATCCCCATGCATATCATCGCGACGAATCTCAATAGAGCCGAGGCGCGTGACTTTACAGAGGGAGATCTAGCCTCTGCCGTGGTGGCCTCCTGCTCGATACCGATCCTCTTCGAGCCCGTTGTCATCGATGGCGAGCAGTATGTCGATGGAGGGGTCTTTATGAATCTACCCGCACGTCCTATCCGTGAGTCGTGTGACTTCCTCCTTGGGATCAATCTAAGCCCCGAGGTGGACAATACGCCTACAAAAAATATACTTCGCCTCTCCGACCGTCTCATACGCATCATGATGCGTGCCAATGTGACTATCGACCTAGAGCTATGCGACGTCGTGCTCCAGTCTCCCCTACTCTCTCATTTTGGTGCCTACGATGTCTCTCCCGTAGACATCATCTCAGACATTGGCTACCAGCTCATCAGCAAGGCGTACGAAGAGGAGGAGCAGTTTAGAGAGATCATCGATCTACTCTCACAAAAGGGCAAAGCGTAG
- a CDS encoding YihY/virulence factor BrkB family protein, with translation MPQHSNSTHHKHEGSKQATTVEHAARKPSTWVRKLKVGAYKVVRFVTSDMWHIQPQEVRGFRRLYINTLKALYMAIKGYIDQRLSRHASALTYRTFLSIVPMLALLVAFAKGFGFQDTIYDFLMTYMPGHQNELDTMMGFVENYLGQVQGGLFLGVGLVLFLYTIFLLLDTIEQTFNVIWGVPRGRSIGRKLTDYITMVVLLPILMTLSSGLTVMMATIKNTWFNDYIFFTPVWEFMLKLFPYVILIFMFAGIFMALPNTRVKFLPALISGAIAGSAFQILQALYVSGILWISKYNAIYGGFAAIPLLLLWLQVVWSITLFSAKLCFSIQNVVNFTYAKDATNVSPRYSDFLTVLVMGHIVQRFLDHTEPEPHDIPSLSEACHLPINQTSEIIAKLLEEELIIEVVYSSRDKELHYNLAVDPDLLTVGYLLDRMDRSGHRNHMLTQQQFAEEWELVVASRRAFTEPPLTTLLAELPLGRKPSTI, from the coding sequence ATGCCACAGCACTCCAACTCTACACATCATAAGCACGAAGGCTCTAAGCAGGCTACAACCGTAGAGCACGCCGCTCGCAAGCCCTCCACCTGGGTGCGCAAGCTCAAGGTGGGAGCCTATAAGGTGGTTCGCTTCGTCACGAGCGATATGTGGCACATACAGCCACAGGAGGTGCGAGGCTTTCGACGGCTCTACATCAATACGCTCAAGGCTCTCTATATGGCCATCAAGGGCTATATAGACCAACGATTGAGTCGCCATGCCTCGGCGCTAACCTATAGGACGTTTCTTTCTATCGTGCCGATGCTGGCACTTCTTGTAGCTTTTGCCAAGGGGTTTGGTTTTCAAGACACCATCTATGACTTTCTGATGACCTATATGCCAGGGCATCAGAACGAACTGGACACGATGATGGGCTTTGTGGAGAACTATCTAGGACAGGTACAAGGAGGGCTCTTCTTAGGGGTCGGCTTGGTACTGTTTCTCTACACGATCTTCCTCCTTTTGGACACGATCGAGCAGACCTTCAACGTCATCTGGGGAGTGCCTCGAGGGCGTTCGATAGGACGCAAGCTAACAGACTACATCACGATGGTCGTGCTACTGCCTATCTTGATGACGCTCTCATCGGGACTGACCGTGATGATGGCGACGATAAAGAATACTTGGTTCAACGACTACATCTTCTTCACGCCTGTATGGGAGTTTATGCTCAAGTTGTTCCCGTACGTCATCCTCATCTTCATGTTTGCAGGTATATTCATGGCACTCCCTAACACTCGGGTCAAGTTCCTCCCAGCACTCATCTCTGGAGCCATAGCAGGTAGCGCCTTCCAAATCCTACAGGCACTCTACGTTAGCGGTATCTTATGGATCTCTAAGTACAATGCTATCTATGGTGGATTTGCAGCTATACCGCTCTTGCTCTTATGGCTACAGGTGGTCTGGTCGATCACCCTCTTTAGCGCTAAGCTATGCTTCTCCATACAGAATGTGGTGAACTTCACCTATGCCAAGGATGCGACCAATGTCTCCCCTCGCTACTCAGACTTCCTGACGGTTCTAGTGATGGGACACATCGTGCAGCGCTTCCTCGATCACACCGAGCCTGAGCCTCATGATATACCTTCGCTCTCAGAGGCTTGTCACCTGCCGATCAATCAGACCAGTGAGATCATCGCTAAGCTACTCGAGGAGGAACTCATCATCGAGGTAGTCTATAGCTCTCGTGACAAGGAGCTACACTACAACCTAGCCGTCGATCCCGACCTGCTGACCGTGGGGTACCTCCTCGATCGTATGGATCGCTCGGGACATCGTAACCATATGCTCACGCAGCAGCAGTTTGCCGAGGAGTGGGAGCTGGTGGTCGCCTCACGTCGTGCCTTTACTGAGCCACCGCTGACGACACTCCTGGCAGAACTACCTCTGGGCAGAAAACCCTCAACCATCTAA
- a CDS encoding fructose bisphosphate aldolase yields the protein MNQKQLEQMKNGRGFVGALDQSGGSTPKALKAYGLTEDAWKNEDEMFDLIHQMRTRMIKSPAFATGKLVGVILFERTMRGQIDGMNTADYLWEKLSIVPFLKVDKGLQELQDGVQLMKPFPGLDDLLNDATKYHIFGTKMRSVIKEANEKGIKAIVDQQFEWGKQILAHDLVPILEPEVDIHCPDKAEAEQILKREILAHLDKLDRPVMLKITLPTEDNLYKEVIEHPNMLRVVALSGGYSREHANELLARNKGVIASFSRALAEGLSAQQSDEEFNATIEKSVDDVYQASIK from the coding sequence ATGAATCAGAAGCAATTAGAACAGATGAAAAATGGTCGTGGCTTCGTCGGAGCGCTCGACCAAAGTGGTGGCTCAACGCCCAAGGCTCTGAAGGCTTACGGTCTAACAGAGGATGCCTGGAAGAATGAGGATGAGATGTTTGATCTGATCCACCAGATGCGTACGCGTATGATCAAGAGTCCCGCCTTTGCTACGGGCAAGCTTGTGGGTGTGATCCTCTTTGAGCGCACGATGCGTGGTCAGATCGATGGCATGAATACGGCTGACTATCTCTGGGAGAAGCTGAGCATCGTCCCCTTCCTCAAGGTAGACAAGGGACTACAGGAGCTACAGGATGGCGTACAGCTGATGAAGCCATTCCCAGGACTCGATGATCTGCTCAATGATGCTACCAAATACCATATCTTCGGCACTAAGATGCGTAGTGTCATCAAGGAGGCTAATGAGAAGGGTATCAAGGCTATCGTCGATCAGCAGTTTGAGTGGGGTAAGCAGATCCTAGCTCACGATCTCGTGCCTATCCTAGAGCCTGAGGTGGACATACACTGCCCCGACAAGGCTGAGGCTGAGCAGATCCTCAAGCGTGAGATCCTCGCACACCTAGATAAGCTGGATCGTCCTGTCATGCTCAAGATCACACTCCCCACTGAGGACAATCTCTACAAGGAGGTCATCGAGCATCCTAATATGCTTCGTGTAGTGGCTCTATCTGGCGGTTATAGCCGTGAGCACGCTAATGAGCTACTTGCTCGCAATAAGGGCGTGATCGCATCTTTCTCTCGCGCACTCGCTGAGGGTCTGTCCGCACAGCAGAGCGATGAGGAGTTCAACGCTACGATCGAGAAGTCGGTCGATGATGTCTATCAGGCTTCTATCAAGTAA
- a CDS encoding RNA recognition motif domain-containing protein, protein MTLYLGNLSYRVRENDLEQLLSEFGEVSNARVVMDRATGRSRGFGFADMADEDARRAIEALSEQEFEGRRLLIREAEDRPRRERKF, encoded by the coding sequence ATGACCCTATATTTAGGCAACTTAAGCTACCGAGTTCGTGAGAACGACTTGGAGCAACTACTCAGCGAGTTCGGAGAGGTCTCCAACGCTCGTGTCGTCATGGATCGCGCCACTGGGCGTTCACGCGGGTTCGGCTTTGCCGATATGGCTGACGAGGATGCTCGTCGTGCTATCGAGGCTCTTAGCGAGCAGGAGTTCGAAGGTCGTCGTCTCCTCATCCGTGAGGCAGAGGATCGTCCTCGCCGTGAAAGAAAGTTCTAA
- a CDS encoding CCA tRNA nucleotidyltransferase has product MPIPFDPYADYSSYLRHPVFALVGRVADTLDLETYVVGGWVRDLFLQRPSDDIDIVCVGSGIALAKAVAREIGPKCQVHLFANFGTAQLRYKGVEVEFVGARRESYQRDSRKPIVEDGTLEDDQERRDFTINAMAISLNERTYGELVDPFYGLEDLQDYMIRTPVDPQVTFDDDPLRMMRAVRFASQLGFFIDDAVFDAIVKLRERIKIVSAERIIVELNKIMLSPRPSVGLSLMEQTGLLELILPEVQLLRGTETVVGVGHKDNLAHTYQVVDQLAAKSDNLYLRWAALLHDIAKPKTKRWDAQQGWTFHNHNYIGAKMVPRMFRRLKLPLDSHMQYVAKLVDLHMRPSSLVDEGVTDSAIRRLLFDAGDDIEDLMTLVESDVTSKNPKRVQQVLDNYQLIRRKLQEVEEKDRIRNFAPPIDGDEIMRLFGLPPSQIVGTLKERIKNAILDGEIPNEYEPARELLLKEAAERGLKLQEGEPVQPTNE; this is encoded by the coding sequence ATGCCAATACCCTTTGACCCTTATGCCGACTACAGCTCGTACCTGCGCCATCCCGTCTTTGCGCTGGTGGGGCGTGTGGCTGATACGCTCGATCTAGAGACCTATGTGGTCGGTGGATGGGTACGTGACCTTTTCTTGCAGCGTCCTAGCGATGATATAGATATAGTCTGCGTTGGTAGTGGAATAGCCTTAGCTAAAGCGGTGGCTCGGGAGATAGGACCGAAGTGCCAGGTGCATCTCTTTGCGAACTTTGGTACGGCGCAACTGCGCTACAAAGGCGTAGAGGTGGAGTTCGTCGGAGCTCGTCGTGAGAGCTATCAGCGAGATAGTCGCAAGCCGATCGTCGAGGATGGTACGCTCGAAGATGATCAGGAGCGACGAGACTTCACCATCAATGCGATGGCTATCTCGCTCAACGAACGTACCTATGGCGAGCTGGTAGACCCCTTCTACGGACTGGAGGATCTGCAAGACTATATGATCCGTACTCCGGTCGATCCACAGGTTACCTTCGATGATGATCCGCTTCGGATGATGCGTGCGGTGCGCTTTGCCTCGCAGTTAGGCTTCTTTATCGATGATGCTGTCTTTGACGCTATTGTGAAGCTCCGAGAGCGCATCAAGATAGTCTCTGCGGAGCGTATCATTGTGGAGCTAAACAAGATCATGCTCTCACCTCGTCCTAGTGTGGGGCTATCCCTGATGGAGCAGACGGGACTACTCGAGCTGATTCTGCCAGAGGTTCAATTACTGCGTGGTACCGAGACGGTCGTTGGGGTGGGGCATAAGGATAATCTAGCGCACACCTATCAGGTGGTCGACCAGTTGGCCGCAAAGAGTGACAACCTCTACCTCCGCTGGGCGGCTCTGCTGCACGACATTGCGAAGCCTAAGACGAAGCGCTGGGATGCGCAGCAGGGGTGGACCTTTCACAACCATAATTATATAGGAGCTAAGATGGTGCCGCGCATGTTTCGCCGCCTCAAGCTCCCGCTGGATAGCCACATGCAGTATGTTGCTAAGCTCGTAGACCTACACATGCGTCCCTCTTCGCTCGTTGATGAGGGAGTGACCGACTCGGCTATACGCCGTCTACTTTTTGATGCAGGCGATGATATAGAGGACTTGATGACGCTGGTGGAGAGCGATGTGACGAGCAAGAACCCCAAGCGCGTACAGCAGGTCCTAGACAACTATCAGTTGATACGACGCAAGCTCCAAGAGGTGGAGGAGAAGGATCGCATTCGCAACTTCGCTCCTCCGATCGATGGTGACGAGATCATGCGTCTCTTTGGTCTCCCGCCCTCGCAGATCGTGGGGACACTCAAGGAGCGGATCAAGAATGCGATCCTCGACGGTGAGATCCCCAACGAATATGAGCCAGCTCGTGAGCTACTACTCAAGGAGGCTGCAGAGCGTGGACTCAAGCTACAAGAGGGTGAGCCCGTACAACCGACTAATGAATGA